From Bradyrhizobium sp. NDS-1, the proteins below share one genomic window:
- a CDS encoding ABC transporter ATP-binding protein yields the protein MSYFRAENLSLHFGGLKAVDAVSFAVEKGEILSIIGPNGAGKSSIFNLISRIYRPTSGRIFFEDQDITEEPPYDIAKLGIARTFQNIELFENATVLANLLVGRHRHSTTQLWQEFLFLPSVRANEKVHRRRVEQVIELLDLEPYRDKLISGLPYGVRKVIELARALCSEPKLILLDEPSSGLNVEETDDMSFWIRDLKNELGITVLMVEHDMSLVNRVSDRVIALNYGRVLAMGSPAEVQQHPDVVAAYLGA from the coding sequence ATGAGCTATTTTCGCGCCGAGAACCTGTCGCTGCATTTCGGGGGCCTCAAGGCCGTCGATGCGGTGTCCTTTGCGGTCGAGAAGGGCGAGATCCTGTCGATCATCGGGCCGAACGGCGCCGGCAAGAGCTCGATCTTCAACCTGATCTCGCGGATCTACCGGCCGACCTCGGGCCGCATCTTCTTCGAGGACCAGGACATCACGGAGGAGCCACCCTACGACATCGCGAAGCTCGGCATCGCCCGGACCTTCCAGAACATCGAGCTGTTCGAGAATGCGACCGTGCTCGCCAACCTCCTGGTCGGCCGCCATCGGCATTCGACCACGCAGCTCTGGCAGGAATTCCTGTTCCTGCCGAGCGTGCGGGCCAACGAAAAGGTGCACCGCCGCCGGGTCGAGCAGGTCATCGAACTCCTCGATCTCGAGCCCTATCGCGACAAGTTGATCTCCGGCCTACCGTACGGCGTGCGCAAGGTGATCGAGCTGGCGCGCGCACTGTGCTCGGAGCCGAAGCTGATCCTGCTCGACGAGCCGTCGTCCGGCCTCAATGTCGAGGAGACCGACGACATGTCGTTCTGGATCCGCGACTTGAAGAACGAGCTCGGCATCACCGTGCTGATGGTCGAGCACGACATGTCGCTGGTCAACCGCGTCTCCGACCGCGTCATCGCGCTGAACTATGGAAGGGTGCTGGCGATGGGATCGCCCGCAGAGGTTCAGCAGCATCCCGATGTCGTCGCCGCCTATCTGGGAGCCTGA